GGCCGAATCAGAGAATGTTTTTGCGCTCTGGCCCCCTTCCCCAGAGGAAAAATTGGCAAAAGTTCTACTGATTGGTGGTCAAGTTCTAGTCAGTTTACTAGAGGAAAAATCTGAGACTGTGATGACTGAATGTTGTAGTTTTGTTTCCTGTCTCTGCTTCCAGATGGATGCGCTGATAATGGAGATGAACCATGCTTCGTGCTACGACATGATTGAACAGTACTGCGATTTCCTTGGAAAACAACTCAACAGCCTGCAGAAACAGAGGTATATATATCTGGTCAACTCAACTCTGCACCCTTAAGTTTGTATTCCTTGGGTCAAAACAGTAGGGAAGGATGTCCCACTATTTCTGTGGTCAACGGGAAGCAAAGTTTGTTAACGGCCAAGAAAGTTATGCATCCCAACTAAACTCTCTCAGTGGGACCCATGTGTGGCATTTTATTAAGGAATCGATTTAGCAGGACTGTAGCATCCACGGTATATGATTCTTCTGATGGTCTAGTTTTTCTTGGATAATAATGGAAGATTACGTCTCAGCATCTGCATCAAGTGAGGCACATATCCAGCTTATGGTCTAGTTTAGTAGTCCACCTTCAGTTGGTGAATATAAAATAGTAAAGGCCAATTGACCTTTTTTTATTTTCAAGAAAGGCCAATTAACCACTACTAGTATGCCTGTGATTGCTTTAGGATAAAATCAGTGTGGCAACAGAGTTTTAAGTCCTTTTTTTTTGTGATGAAACAGAGTTTTAACTCCAAAATACAtatctctttgattctttttatggtCTATAGTTTAGTGTTATCACAAGCATTTTTTCTGCTGGGAGCTTCAGTTAATGAATGTAACCACTAACAGCATCTTAGGGGTGCAAGCAAACAGGTAGTTTAATAATCTTCATGGTGCAATTCATCATGACACTCGTTGATTTTTGCATCAACAGGGATTGCCCCCAGGAATCCATGGAGGCCGTGTCAACTCTAATTTTTGCTACTGCtcggttcccagacttgcctgaaCTGTGCGACTTAAGGCATATATTCACAGAAAGATATGGCGGTTCCCTTGAGCCTTTTGTTAGCCTGGAGGTGCGAGAGATGCTCCAATAATTTATTGTCGTTAAGCTGCCTCGTAGGGTTGTACTTAACCTGATTAATGTTTCTTGTGCCTGCAGTTTATCCGGAAACTTGAGTCTGAATTGTTTACAAATGAGGAAAAGTTTCAAGTAATGCAAAGTATTGCTGAAGAATCCTCAGTTGGTTTTGACATGAGGGCATTGGAAATCAAGTTATGGGCTGCACGGGAGTCTGAGGATGTATGTTTACATGAACTTGCGTAAATGAATTTACTACTCGAACAATGACATGTGTCGTTAACTTGACATCTTGGATTTTGTATTTCAggatcttcttgaaaaggattcaaTGAACAAGGATGAACCGGCAGTGCCTTTGCCCATCAAGCAGAAGGATGATGGTCGGTtaaatgataatactggaaggaagaATTATGATAAATCTCATGGTAAGGAACAATTGGAGAAATCAGTTTCTCCTTTGGACTTGAAAAGAGAGAAGGCTCAAAAAGATGATAATACCAGAAGGCGGCATGCTGACAAAGCTGGCGGCAAGGAACATTTGGAGAAATCAGTATCTCCTCTGCAAACGGAAAGAGAGGAAGCTCAAAGGCGAGTTCAGAAACTGAAGAAAAAAGATCTCCGCCCTTCCGAGAAGGAGCTGATGGAAGCTGTGGAGCTAGATATCAATGGCCTACCGAAACAAGGTTCTGGTTTGGTGAAATTTCCTGAGACAGAAAGCAACAGAATAGTTCCACCAATTGTGAagccaaaagaaacaaagaaagaacTTGGTGTCGAAAAAGAGAATAACAGGGGGCTTGGCTATCACCACCGATCACCCATACCTGGCCGTCCTGATTATACCAGAAGACATGCAAACTTAGGGTGCAAAGCTCTTGGCCTGCAGAATCAAGGACCTACTTCACTGAGTCCTACAAGTGGTAAAACTACAAACAGGCCCTCTCCTGGTTCCAATCCGAATGGAGCGAAGGGAAGGAATTGTGATGAAAAAGAAGAGGGCAACAGTTGCTTGCGTGGCAGACCACAACACTTGGAAGATCTTGGACACACGGTGCAAAATGGACAGCAAGCGCCACACAGGGTGGCTAATGTGCAGCCTCCTTATGTCAAACCTAAACTTGGCATGCAGCCTGTGAAGGATGATCCTGCAAAACCAATTGACAGCAACTGCAATATGAGTGAAAGGACAGACCGCTTGGTTGACAAAGATGTGCTTCGGCCTGTTTCTGTTAGAAGGAGGCCAGCAGCACCTGCTTTTGATGAGGCACCTAACGGTGAAAAGGTCACAAGCCAAAAGGGCAACAGTCACAGGATACAACCAAGCAAACACAAGGGTGCTACCGATGGCTATgaccggaagggcaatggtgttggtaATGGCAGGAATGTTGAGAGAACTCCTAGTGGTCGACCAAGTCACTCAGGCATGAGAAACGGAGTTCTGTATGACGATGACTACGATGGATCCATGCAGCAGCCTAAAGCAGGTGAAGCTGAGGCTATTGACTTTGGTAATCTGTTGCCTCGGGCTGCAAACGGTCATCATCGACTCAATAGCAGGAACACTGATGTGCACGGTGGAGATCCTGATGAGGAAGAGAGGATGATGGACAAGCTTTTGATGCATTATAGCAAGAAAGGTTCAGGTACAGATGAAACCAAAACAACAGTAGAAACCAGCAGAACTGCTAACTGTCATGGAAGAGCAGTCTCGCTACCTCATGAATCCGTCAGCCCGGGTGAAGCTGCCAAGGTTCCTGCTCGGTCCACCTCAATGCGGTCAGACTGTCCTGGGGGTGTGCGCGTGCACCCAAAGATGCCGGACTTTGAGGAACTGGCTGCCCGGGTCATGGCCCTGAGGAATGCTTGAGGAGGAGGCACAAAGATTGAATATATTTTGCCTGTGTATACTTTCAGAATTGGAGCTTTCTGACAGTTTCTTTGCCGTGAGTCAGAGCTCACACCCTTTCTGAATTCTGAGACTGAATGGATGTTATGTGCATGTGTTTTCGCCTTCTTCTTTTTTCCAACATTGGTGTATTTTTTCCAGCTTGAGTCATCGCTGCTGGAGTGGGTGGTGCTTGTCTAGATAGGGGGAATTGGTACAGGGGTCAAGAGGATACAGGTGATAGGATTTCGGTTTCGTTCTTTTGGTTCAGTCGATAGCACATTGGTTTTTGATGCATACAGATACACTGCAGACTGCAGTTCCAGATTTTTTTCATTGCTGCATCATGTACTAGTACTTCAGAATTTTTCGATATGTGTAAATTTTGATTATGAAGCCACAGAGATATTCTTTTTAAATGAGGTTTTTGTAGaaattctataggataggatttgcaaaggaaaaattctttgaagccctttggtttgtaggaatggattcctatttctATGTagcataggaatcaatccttcatgttttggaggaaaaaaaaacattagcctagacttaatggaaaaaatcctatcctatgcatcaaatgacatctctttctctataggaattgacatgcatgttatctcacttcctatgattgttCTATTCCTATAAAATTTCTATCCTATGACCAAAGAAGGCCTCAATCTGTATCATGCTTTTTAAATGCCGATCATGGGAACAGAACATTCTCGAAATTCCGAACTTTCGGTTTTCAATCCGGCCAAATAACTGAATTTCAACTCAGACCGTCGACTTGAAATCGACCCTACTTTGATCAGCTCGGCGGCGCGCACGCATACACGGCACGCTGAGAACCTACGAACTGGGGGTGGAGAGCGGAACGCCACCGGGCCCAGATCACAGTGTGGGGGCTATCTAGCAGAGGCAGCTCACCACGCTGACGACGAGACGCGCGATGCAGTCCTCGGCGCCGCCGTCGTCCCTGACGAGCCGCCGCAGCGCCCGGTTCCTCGGGAGCACGCCGGCGCGGTGCAGCACcgtggccgccgcctccgccggccgGCCCGCCAGGAACGGCCCCAGGAACCGCGCCGCCGGCCTCAGGAACAGCGGCAGCAGAgactgcaaaacatgccaagaaccCATGGCCACGCGATGAGCAGCATGCATCGAACGAGCGAGGCACACACAGACAGAAGATGAGTGCGTGCTGGCCTGACGCGGTGACGTACCATCGGGCTATCAGGACGGCGCGGCGCCTGGCCGGCTTTGGTTGTTGGATGCGACGGCCGCCGGCGTCAACCGGCGGTGGCAATCGGCAATGGCGATGACCGGCGCGGGAGCAAGTGCTCTGGTTGCCCGGCCGTGGGTGCGCTGCGACCTTGGAGAGGCAGGAGCCTTTTGGGACGTGGGCAGGTGTGCAAGCGTGCGTGCGTGAGGCATGGGGTTCCGAGAGCCCAGAGCCCGGACCGGGCGACGACGAAAACAGTTGGCGCGCGGCGGCACCTGCCGTGCGCCCATCGTTTGGCCGCCACCCGCCGTGGAAATCCCAACGCCGCCGTCCGCATGGGCCTATCTCGGCCGCATGAGCCAGCAGTGCCTCTGTTGCTTCTGCTCCGCGTGGCGCTCTCTTCGGTGCCTTTCCTTTTTGATGGAGCACTGCGCCTGTTGAGAGAGACACCTGTACGTGTGCTTTGCTTCTTGCAATCTTGCCGTCACCAAAGCTACCAAGAGAGTTGGGTTGGGACACATGATCAGTGCTCAGATTAGCCCTGGATCGATTGGTTGTTGCCGTCCACAAGCAAAGTCTCGGCGTGCATGCAGCGTGTTGGTTTAAGTGGTGAACGGTTTAGTGACCAGCGCCGGCAAGCAAGGGATAAGTTAAAGGTGAAAAAGGCAGTCGCTCAGGGGGCGGAAATCCTCAAAAGAACACACAAGAAATGAAATCTTTTATTTAttaaagaaaataaatgaaaaCCTGCGTACGGACATCATCGAGCGAGCATGTTTGCATGCCAGGGATACGCACTATCACGAGCACGCAAGGAACAAAGCTCAAGCctttttgttattttatttgttCTCCTCTTCTTGCTAAGCGTGCGCATATATCCATCCTTTTTTTTGCGCACCGCATATATCCATCCTTAGGCCAACCCCCAACTGATTCCCAATAACCGGTTAGAGGAGTAAGATTAAAACCCGATTTTACTACTCTAACTAGGACCTAGCCGATCCCCAATTGGCGCGACGCCTTGCCGACCTGATTGCTCGCCGTCACCGTgaacgccgccgcccgccgttgtCAACTGCCAATGGGAGTCGGCAATGGCAATGGCTGGTGTTGGAGGGAGCGAGCAGTTGTTACCTGTGCGTGTGTTGCAGCCTTGGGACGAAGCAGTGGCGTAGCCAGTCCAATAAATCAGGGTGGTCCATCAATAGAAATATTTACATAAGTTTATTTATTTTCAAAGAAATATTTTTTTACTACACTATATACAAACTATGGGGAAATtgcagggtggtccatggaccaccctggccaCCCCCTAGCTACGCCACTGGGACGAAGGGTGGCGCAGGAGCCTTGTGGGGCGTGTGATCGATGGGCAGGTGTGCAAGCAAGCAAGCGCGCGTGCATGAGCCATGAGGCGCGACGACGAAAAAAGTTGGTGCGCCGCGGAACCTGCTGCGCGCCGGCCCGCGAAAAAACTTTGCATGCAGTACAAAAAAAAAATCAGTTTTCTTTTTATCttactactctctccgttcctaaatactccattCGTCTCAAAAAACTTATCCCAAACTTGTCTCTCAAATGGATGCATCTAGCACTAATTTGGTGCTAGATATATtcatttgagggacaaactttttcAAACGGAGGcattataagtctttgtagagattttactctgaactacatacaaatgtatatagatgcattttaagtgtggattcattcattttaTTCCGTATGTAATCCatctagtgaaatctctacaaagacttacatttaggaacggatgcAGTAGTCATGAGGGAGCATGGGAGCTTGGGATCAAAAGAGCACTCTCCGCCTGTGTGCTTTGCTTCTTGGAATCTTGCCGTCACGAAAGCTACGAAAAGATCGAGTTGAGATGAGTACAGAGGGGCCACATGATCAATGCTCAGATTAGCGGTACTAGTATGTAAAAGTATGTTCGCCTCGGATCGATTGATGTTGCCGCCAACAAGCAAAATCTCGCGTGCGTCCGCGTGCAGCGTGTTGTTTTAACTTTTAAGTAAGTGTAGCGAGTGAACAGTTCAGTGACCAGCGCGAGCAAGCAAGGGATACGTACAAGGTGAAAAAGCAGTCGCTCAAGGCACGCCGGGAATCCTCCAAAGAACACAAAAGAAATGAAGATGTGCGTACCAACATCACCGAGCATGCATGTGTTGCACCAGGGATGCCATGTCATCACGAGGACGCAAGGAACAAAAACCTTTTTATTATCTTATatttacttcttcttcttcttcttcttcttcttcttcttaagccCATGCATGCATCTCTCTTATAGACCGCCGGGGGGACGGGAGAAGACAAGGTGAACAACATTGCATTCATACGTACACCGTCGCCAATAAGGAGAGGGGAGGAGGGCGGCCGGCCGGCCGAGGATGGGTCTATCAGCATCAGGCGCCATGCAGTGGTGGGATGAGTGGCAGCTGCGCGTCCTCGTGCTGGGCAGCCTCTTCGTCCAGTACCTGCTCTTTTTCTCCTCCGTGGTGCGTAGGCGTGCCCTCCCGTCTTGGTTCAGGCTGTTATTCTGGCTCGCCTACCTAGGCGGCGACGCTCTCGCGATATACGCCCTGGCCACCCTCTTCAACCGCCacaagcagcaggagcagctcgccGCCGGCCTGGAGGTGTTGTGGGCGCCCGTCCTCCTCATCCACCTCGGGGGGCAGCACCTGATGACCGCCTACAGCATCGAAGACAACGAGCTATGGAGGCGACAAGCCGTCACCATGGTGTCGCAGGCATGGTTTCTCACTACTTTCGGTGTTATCCCGTCCAAATTTCGAAACCTTCATTAATTTCGGTACACATTAAAATAATGGACGCCGATATCCATCACACGTGTGGTATATTCGACATGCGCCCACACATGATGTGTGGTGTgagcaggaggcagcccacacaggctgtgtgtgggcggacattagaattgcccacacgtgtgggcgcgcctacttcgtgccacacgcctAATAAATACTACTCATCTCCACCCCGCGTGTGTGGCATGAAGCAAAAAATACTCACACGTCCTGGCGCAGCTACGTTAGATACCCcgcgggatgacgatttagttgccatcctgtTTGCAGATGTAATTATCCGGGATCGCAAGTGTAGTTGtgaaagttgttggggaacgtagtaatttcaaaaaaattcctacgcacacgcaagatcatggtgatgcatagcaacgagaggggagagtgtgatctacgtacccttgtagaccgacagcggaagcgttagcacaacgcgattgatgtagtcgtacgtcttcacggcccgaccgatcaagcaccgaaactacgacacctccgagttctagcacacgttcagctcgatgacgatccccggactccgatccagcaaagtgtcagggaagagttccgtcagcacgacggcatggtgacgatcttgatgtactaccgtcacagggcttcgcctaagcaccgctacaatattatcgagaattatggtggaagggggcaccgcacacggctaagaatatgatcacatggatcaacttgtgtgtctaggggtgccccctgcccctgtatataaaggatcaaggggaggaggccggccggcctctatggcgcgccaaggaggagtcctcctcctagtaggagtaggactcctaggagggggaaagaagtggggagggagaaggaaaggggggcgccgccccNNNNNNNNNNNNNNNNNNNNNNNNNNNNNNNNNNNNNNNNNNNNNNNNNNNNNNNNNNNNNNNNNNNNNNNNNNNNNNNNNNNNNNNNNNNNNNNNNNNNNNNNNNNNNNNNNNNNNNNNNNNNNNNNNNNNNNNNNNNNNNNNNNNNNNNNNNNNNNNNNNNNNNNNNNNNNNNNNNNNNNNNNNNNNNNNNNNNNNNNNNNNNNNNNNNNNNNNNNNNNNNNNNNNNNNNNNNNNNNNNNNNNNNNNNNNNNNNNNNNNNNNNNNNNNNNNNNNNNNNNNNNNNgttttctccgaaatcactcggaacacttccggtgtccgaatatagccgtccaatatatcaatctttatgtctcgaccatttcgagactcctcgtcatgtccatgatcacatccgggactccaaactaacttcggtacatcaaaactcataaactcataatataactgtcatcgaaaccttaagcgtgcggaccctacgggtttgagaacaatgtagacatgaccgagacacgtctccggtcaataaccaatagcggaatctggatgctcatattggctcctacatattctactaagatctttatcggtcagaccgcataacaacatacgttgttccctttgtcatcggtatgttacttgcccgagattcgatcatcggtatctcaatacctagttcaatctcgttaccggcaagtctctttactcgtttcgtaatacatcatcttgcaactaactcattagttgtaatgcttgcaaggcttatgtgatgtgcattaccgagagggcccagagatacctctccgacaatcggagtgacaaatcctaatctcgaaatatgccaacccaacattcatctttggagacacctgtagagctcctttataatcacccagttacgttgtgacgtttggtagcacacaaagtgttccttcggtaaacgggagttgcataatctcatagtcataggaacatgtataagtcatgaagaaagcaatagcaacatactaaatgatcgggtgctaagctaatggaatgggtcatgtcaatcacatcattctcctaatgatgtgatcccattaatcaaatgacaacacatgtctatggttaggaaacataaccatcttcgattaacgagctagtcaagtagaggcatactagtgacgtttggtttgtctatgtattcacacaagtattatgtttatggataatacaattctagcatgaataataaacatttatcatgatataaggaaataaaataataacattattattgcctctagggcatattttcttcagtctcccacttgcactagagtcaataatctagattacacagtaatgattctaacacccat
This portion of the Triticum dicoccoides isolate Atlit2015 ecotype Zavitan chromosome 7A, WEW_v2.0, whole genome shotgun sequence genome encodes:
- the LOC119328234 gene encoding uncharacterized protein LOC119328234, which produces MFDGLINSKFYNRCKHAFKCTRTRLVVIRRKKQAMIGFLKKDVADLLTNGLDIHAFGRMDALIMEMNHASCYDMIEQYCDFLGKQLNSLQKQRDCPQESMEAVSTLIFATARFPDLPELCDLRHIFTERYGGSLEPFVSLEFIRKLESELFTNEEKFQVMQSIAEESSVGFDMRALEIKLWAARESEDDLLEKDSMNKDEPAVPLPIKQKDDGRLNDNTGRKNYDKSHGKEQLEKSVSPLDLKREKAQKDDNTRRRHADKAGGKEHLEKSVSPLQTEREEAQRRVQKLKKKDLRPSEKELMEAVELDINGLPKQGSGLVKFPETESNRIVPPIVKPKETKKELGVEKENNRGLGYHHRSPIPGRPDYTRRHANLGCKALGLQNQGPTSLSPTSGKTTNRPSPGSNPNGAKGRNCDEKEEGNSCLRGRPQHLEDLGHTVQNGQQAPHRVANVQPPYVKPKLGMQPVKDDPAKPIDSNCNMSERTDRLVDKDVLRPVSVRRRPAAPAFDEAPNGEKVTSQKGNSHRIQPSKHKGATDGYDRKGNGVGNGRNVERTPSGRPSHSGMRNGVLYDDDYDGSMQQPKAGEAEAIDFGNLLPRAANGHHRLNSRNTDVHGGDPDEEERMMDKLLMHYSKKGSGTDETKTTVETSRTANCHGRAVSLPHESVSPGEAAKVPARSTSMRSDCPGGVRVHPKMPDFEELAARVMALRNA